In Cotesia glomerata isolate CgM1 linkage group LG1, MPM_Cglom_v2.3, whole genome shotgun sequence, one genomic interval encodes:
- the LOC123266792 gene encoding TBC1 domain family member 12-like encodes MHEKNEESSTINFIKNIFSSRRISLPITVPTNTIVNNININNNINNSKNVINVISSVGLILQSRPPNLPAKNSREELLHRKQYDALLDAIKKRELREERDYQKRRAQQLEDENKLSSNVQYWDQKIIPNFNQLKSTAEVRELWWFGIPSAVRGRIWRLAVDNNLNLTAETYTDCLKQFNTANHAESASIKLDITRTFPSLQIFQKNGPLFESLCNLLGAYCIFKPEIGYVQGMSFIGAMLILNMDTPDAFICLANLFNNNLYHNTAFTLNQIKINKYWTIFNELLSRNLSCLHKHFLEINLTPDFFLLDWLFTIYAKALPLDVTSRIWDVFVRDGDEFLFKTAIGILMLYKNELFSMDFVHAAQFLIKLPDTIKVDEMFKCIKSVNIEIAGKTFDQIILSL; translated from the coding sequence ATGCacgaaaaaaatgaagaatcatcaacgattaattttattaagaacattttttcatcacGACGTATCAGCTTACCCATAACTGTTCCTACGAATacaatagttaataatataaacatcaacaataacattaataatagtaaaaatgttataaatgTCATCAGCAGCGTAGGATTAATTCTACAATCACGTCCACCAAATTTACCTGCCAAAAATTCTCGCGAAGAATTATTACACCGCAAACAATATGACGCTCTTTTGGATGCAATAAAGAAAAGAGAATTACGTGAAGAAAGAGATTATCAAAAGAGACGTGCTCAACAATTGGAGGATGAAAATAAACTGTCTTCGAATGTACAGTATTGGGATCAGAAAATAATTCCTAATTTCAATCAACTCAAATCAACTGCTGAGGTACGTGAATTGTGGTGGTTTGGAATTCCATCAGCTGTACGTGGACGGATTTGGCGTCTTGCCgttgataataatttgaatttaactgCTGAAACATACACAGATTGTCTAAAACAATTCAATACTGCTAATCATGCTGAATCTGCGTCAATAAAATTAGATATTACGCGTACCTTTCCGTCATTAcagattttccaaaaaaacggACCATTGTTTGAATctctttgtaatttattaggcgcttattgtatttttaaaccGGAAATTGGGTATGTACAGGGTATGAGTTTTATAGGAGCTATGTTAATACTTAATATGGATACACCTGATGCGTTCATTTGTCTAgctaatttattcaataataatttatatcataacacagcGTTTAcgttgaatcaaataaaaattaataaatattggactatttttaatgaattattatcaagAAATTTATCTTGTTTGCATAAACATTTTCTTGAAATCAATTTGACTCCAGATTTCTTCTTACTTGATTGGTTATTCACAATTTATGCTAAAGCATTGCCGTTAGATGTAACAAGTAGAATTTGGGATGTTTTTGTTAGAGATGgggatgaatttttattcaaaactgCTATTGGTATTCTTATGTTATACAAAAACGAATTATTCTCTATGGATTTTGTGCATGCTGCACAATTCTTAATTAAACTACCGGATACGATCAAAGTTGATGAAATGTTTAAGTGTATCAAATCAGTCAATATAGAAATTGCCGGTAAGACTTttgatcaaattattttatcattatga
- the LOC123263943 gene encoding succinate-semialdehyde dehydrogenase, mitochondrial produces MLSSKNLLTSIASPGLRREFSLLKNQGFINGKWVAAQGNAKFEVVNPATKAVIDSVPDMNIQDTKLAIDAATEAFKTFRNTTAKYRANLLRNWYNLMVQHSEELAKILTQENGKSLAESRAEITYGNSFVEWFSEEARRINGEILPATTDNRKLMILKQPAGVAALITPWNFPHAMITRKAGAAIAAGCTCIIKPSEDTPFTGLALAQLADDAGFPAGVINVITTNTSNSPDVGKAICDDKRVRVVSFTGSTQVGKILYRQCADNVKKVCLELGGNAPFIVFESANIDLAVSSAMVCKFRNTGQTCISANRFYVQKNVFQEFTSKFLERMQKDIVLGDGMKQNVTHGPLIKKSQIDMVDHLVQDAVSKGAKLHCGGKRLADLGELFYAPTLLTDVNENMEIFAKEIFGPVAVIHQFESEDQVLMDANNINVGLAGYFYSENLSQIFRVARKMEVGMIGVNEGLISCAEAAFGGVKESGLGREGSKHGVDDFLDIKYLCLGNIQY; encoded by the coding sequence ATGTTGTCATCTAAGAATCTATTGACGAGCATTGCATCTCCAGGTCTACGACGTGAATTTTCGTTACTCAAAAACCAAGGATTCATCAATGGAAAATGGGTCGCTGCACAAGGAAACGCCAAATTCGAAGTTGTGAATCCAGCTACCAAAGCTGTAATTGATTCAGTCCCTGACATGAATATCCAGGATACTAAACTCGCCATTGATGCAGCCACCGAAGCATTCAAGACATTTCGCAACACTACGGCTAAATATCGCGCTAACCTGCTTCGAAACTGGTACAACTTAATGGTCCAGCATTCTGAAGAGttagcaaaaattttaaccCAAGAAAATGGAAAATCTCTGGCTGAGTCTCGAGCTGAAATCACATATGGAAATTCATTCGTTGAGTGGTTCTCCGAGGAAGCTCGTCGCATAAATGGTGAAATTCTTCCAGCTACAACAGACAATCGTAAATTAATGATTCTCAAACAACCAGCAGGGGTAGCAGCTCTTATAACACCATGGAACTTTCCACATGCGATGATAACTCGCAAAGCTGGTGCTGCAATAGCTGCTGGTTGTACGTGTATAATAAAACCTTCAGAGGATACTCCATTTACAGGACTAGCGCTTGCTCAGCTAGCTGATGACGCAGGATTTCCTGCAGGCGTCATTAATGTTATCACTACGAATACAAGTAACTCACCGGATGTTGGTAAAGCTATTTGTGATGACAAACGTGTTCGAGTTGTCTCGTTCACTGGTTCTACGCAGGTTGGTAAAATTTTGTATCGTCAGTGTGCTgataatgttaaaaaagtCTGCTTAGAGTTAGGTGGTAATGCAccatttattgtttttgaatCAGCAAATATTGATTTGGCAGTATCAAGTGCAATGGTTTGTAAATTTCGTAATACAGGTCAAACTTGCATTTCTGCAAATCGATTTTACGTACAAAAAAATGTCTTCCAGGAATTTACTAGTAAGTTTTTAGAGCGAATGCAAAAAGACATAGTATTGGGTGACGGTATGAAACAGAATGTTACTCACGGGcctcttataaaaaaaagtcagatTGATATGGTGGATCATTTAGTACAAGATGCGGTAAGCAAGGGTGCGAAATTACATTGTGGTGGTAAGCGATTGGCAGATCTTGGAGAACTTTTTTATGCTCCTACGCTGTTAACCGATGTTAATGAAAATATGGAAATTTTTGCAAAAGAAATCTTTGGTCCTGTTGCTGTGATTCACCAATTTGAAAGTGAAGATCAGGTACTCATGGAtgctaataatattaatgttgGACTAGCAGGATATTTCTATTCGGAAAATTTATCACAGATCTTTAGAGTTGCAAGAAAAATGGAAGTTGGCATGATTGGAGTTAATGAAGGATTAATTTCATGTGCCGAAGCAGCGTTTGGTGGGGTTAAAGAATCAGGATTGGGAAGAGAGGGTTCTAAACATGGAGTCGATGATTTCTTGGATATTAAATATCTATGTCTGGGAAATAtccaatattaa
- the LOC123264467 gene encoding mannosyl-oligosaccharide alpha-1,2-mannosidase IA-like isoform X2 produces MTNKIYILPSYQRFINGVPVPLFSRRSIRLREKYLILLVFLTFGIVCFGTFFFLPDFRSAKGSVAYNSVYNVYQKIQKVGPDLLLPAPPHGVMGPLDPHGPGGYFHAFNVGLERPGDVVQDIHLIEDKLKLQAKIDEDNEQQKTLEKPEIVEDSRMRVTSSAIPLPQEDHQHEEAIVIVPPAPADVLPTLVGGEDKDPIARQRRDKVKEAMAYRYLPLRATER; encoded by the exons ATGACTAACAAAATCTATATTTTACCGTCGTATCAACGTTTTATAAACGGTGTACCAGTACCATTGTTTTCGCGACGTTCAATTCGTTTACGTGAAAAGTATCTTATTCTACTTGTATTTTTGACATTTGGAATAGTATGTTTCGgaacatttttctttttgccGGATTTTCGTAGTGCCAAAGGATCAGTAGCATACAATAGTGTTTACAATGTCTatcaaaaaatccaaaaagtCGGTCCTGATTTATTATTACCGGCACCACCACATGGAGTTATGGGCCCGCTAGATCCTCATGGACCTGGTGGTTATTTTCATGCATTTAATGTCGGCCTTGAACGTCCTGGTGATGTTGTCCAAGATATTCATCTCATTGAGGACAAACTAAAGCTACAG GCGAAAATCGACGAAGACAATGAACAACAAAAGACATTGGAGAAACCGGAAATAGTGGAAGATTCGCGTATGCGTGTGACCAGTAGTGCTATCCCGTTACCACAAGAAGATCATCAGCATGAAGAGGCCATAGTGATAGTGCCACCGGCTCCAGCGGACGTGCTTCCGACTCTTGTAGGTGGGGAAGACAAGGATCCAATTGCACGCCAACGTCGGGACAAAGTTAAAGAG